The sequence CTGCTTCATCGTTGCCTTCGTGGCAGCACCCCCCGTCGACATCGACGGCATCCGTGAGCCTGTTGCCGGCTCCCTGATCTACGGCAACAACATCATCTCTGGCGCTGTCATCCCCAGCAGCAACGCCATTGGTCTGCACTTCTATCCCATCTGGGAAGCTGCCAGCCTCGACGAGTGGCTGTACAACGGCGGTCCTTTCCAGCTGGTTGTTTTCCACTTCCTCATCGGCATCTACGCCTACATGGGTCGTGAGTGGGAACTCTCCTACCGCCTCGGCATGCGCCCCTGGATCTGCGTTGCTTACAGCGCACCCGTGGCTGCTGCTTCCGCTGTGTTCCTGGTGTATCCCTTCGGTCAGGGCTCCTTCTCGGACGCCATGCCCCTCGGCATCTCCGGCACCTTCAACTACATGTTGGTGTTCCAGGCTGAGCACAACATCCTGATGCACCCCTTCCACATGCTTGGTGTGGCTGGTGTCTTCGGTGGTTCCCTGTTCTCCGCCATGCACGGCTCCCTGGTGACCTCCTCCCTGGTGCGTGAAACCACCGAGAGCGAGTCCCAGAACTACGGCTACAAGTTCGGCCAAGAGGAAGAGACCTACAACATCGTGGCTGCCCACGGTTACTTCGGTCGCCTGATCTTCCAATACGCCTCCTTCAACAACAGCCGCAGCCTGCACTTCTTCCTGGCTGCCTGGCCTGTGGTTGGCATCTGGTTCACCGCCCTGGGCGTGAGCACCATGGCGTTCAACCTGAACGGCTTCAACTTCAACCAGTCGATCCTGGATTCCCAGGGTCGTGTGCTGAACACCTGGGCTGACGTGCTGAACCGCGCCAACCTCGGTATGGAAGTGATGCACGAGCGCAACGCTCACAACTTCCCCCTCGACCTGGCTGCTGCTGAGTCCACTCCTGTGGCTCTGCAAGCTCCCGCCATCGGCTGAGGCTGAACCCAACCAACGATTCAGCTTCTACTCGAACCTCGAGGACGGTTGAATCAGAAGCCCCTACCGCAAGGTGGGGGCTTTTTGTTGGCTGGTGAGTCGGGACGCCCCCGACCCAATCTCCTCGCCACCAAGCA is a genomic window of Synechococcus sp. A10-1-5-1 containing:
- the psbA gene encoding photosystem II q(b) protein, coding for MTTTIQQRQGASAWNQFCEWVTSTDNRLYVGWFGVLMIPCLLAATICFIVAFVAAPPVDIDGIREPVAGSLIYGNNIISGAVIPSSNAIGLHFYPIWEAASLDEWLYNGGPFQLVVFHFLIGIYAYMGREWELSYRLGMRPWICVAYSAPVAAASAVFLVYPFGQGSFSDAMPLGISGTFNYMLVFQAEHNILMHPFHMLGVAGVFGGSLFSAMHGSLVTSSLVRETTESESQNYGYKFGQEEETYNIVAAHGYFGRLIFQYASFNNSRSLHFFLAAWPVVGIWFTALGVSTMAFNLNGFNFNQSILDSQGRVLNTWADVLNRANLGMEVMHERNAHNFPLDLAAAESTPVALQAPAIG